Proteins encoded by one window of Mobula hypostoma chromosome 21, sMobHyp1.1, whole genome shotgun sequence:
- the LOC134359678 gene encoding RING finger protein 224-like, with translation MFCRKDLAEATHHKDTSHTTDGDLSGCIPTHHKNPECIICYSIYNLTDRLPRKLYCGHTFCQACLQRLDTMLNGQKWIPCPQCRQNTPCPRGGVVMLELDLGIFLVLKAETESVKTALRPDTDLQHKSKGQFGSQIITEQPAALCQDTPQEPHFSRSPCCTWCAGCCCG, from the coding sequence ATGTTCTGTAGGAAGGATCTAGCTGAGGCTACCCACCATAAGGATACGAGTCACACCACGGACGGGGATTTATCAGGCTGTATTCCAACTCACCATAAGAATCCCGAATGCATTATCTGCTACTCTATCTATAACCTAACTGACAGGTTGCCTCGGAAGCTTTATTGCGGGCATACCTTCTGCCAGGCCTGCCTGCAGAGACTAGATACCATGTTAAATGGGCAGAAATGGATCCCATGCCCTCAGTGCCGTCAGAATACCCCATGCCCTCGTGGTGGTGTCGTCATGCTTGAACTAGACTTGGGCATTTTTTTGGTTCTTAAAGCAGAAACAGAGTCGGTAAAAACAGCATTGAGACCTGACACGGATTTACAACATAAATCCAAAGGGCAGTTCGGCTCACAGATTATCACTGAGCAGCCTGCAGCTCTATGTCAAGACACCCCACAAGAACCTCACTTTTCCAGAAGTCCCTGCTGTACTTGGTGTGCGGGCTGCTGCTGTGGCTAA